GTCGCTCGTCGCCTCGCGCAGGGCGTCGAACAGCGCTTCGGAAAGGGCGCGGTCGCGCTCATCTCCACTGAAGACGTTGCGCATCTCGGCAGGCTGCGTGCTCACGAGATCGGATCCAGCCAGGCGAGATCGGGCTCGTCGGCCTCCTCGATCACGACGCCGCCGATCAGATCGGTGACGCGCGCGATCTCGTGATGCAGGCAAAAGCTCCTGAGCCCGTCGATGATCGTTGTCATCGCCGCCGGCTGCAGGAAGGTCGCGGTGCCGACCTGCACCGCGCTGGCGCCGGCAAGCATGTACTCGACCGCGTCCTCGGCGGTGGAGATGCCGCCGCAACCGATCACCGGGATCTTCACCGCCTTGGCGCATTGGAAGACCTGGCGCAGCACGATCGGCTTGATCGCGGGCCCCGACAAACCGCCCATGATGTTGCCGAGGCAGGGCTTGAAGCTCTTCAGGTCGATCGCCATCGACAGGATGGTGTTGGCGACCACGATCGCATCCGCACCTGCGGCCTCTGCAGCGCGCGCCACTTCGGGCACGTCGCCGGTGTTCGGCGTGAGCTTGACCCAGAGCGGCAGGTCGGTCGCCTCTCGCAGCAGGCGTGTCACCTTCTCGGTCGATTGCGCCCGCATCGCGAAGGCCTTGCCGTCCTCCTCGATGTTCGGGCAGGAGATGTTGGCCTCGATCGCGGCGACGCCGGGGATCGAGAGTTCCGCCGCAAGGCTGGCGAAGCCTTCGGCCGTCGGTGCCGAGATGCTGACCACCAGAGGCGTGTCATAGGCCGCATAGTGCGGCATCGTCTCCTCAACGAAGTAGCGCACACCCTTCGACGGGATGCCAATGGCGTTGATCAACCCGCCCGGCCGCTCGACCACACGCGGCAGCGGATTTCCGGCGCGTAGTTCTCGCGTGATCGTCTTGGTGACGAAGGCGCCGAGCCGGTTGAAGTCCATCACCTTCTCCAGCCCCTCGGCGAAGGTGCCGGACGCCGGCATCACCGGATTGCGCAGGGTGAGCCCGCCAATTGCGACGGAGAGATCGACATCGGACGTCACGCTCATGGCAGCGCCTCCATCAGGTCGAAGACCGGGCCGTCCCAGCAGACGCGCCGGTTGACGATCTCGCCATTGACGTTGAAGTCGCGCACACAGCAGTAGCAAAGCCCGATTCCGCAGGCCATTTGCTGCTCCATCGCCACCTGGCCGGGCAGGCCGAACTCGCGCGCGAGACGCTGCTGCACCCGCATCAGGCGGCTCGAGCCGCAGGTGAAGAAGCCATCGCAGCGGCCGTCGGCGATGAGACGGCGCAGGATGCGTTCGACATTGGCAGGGCCGCTGGTCTGCTCGGAATCGGTGACGGCGATGACGTCGGCACCATGGCGATGGAAGAGGTCGACGGAGACGAGCAGCTCGGGCCGTCTTGCGCTGAAGACCGCCGTCACCTGCGTACCGTTGGCCTTCGCGGCCTTGGCAAGCGGGGCGAGCGTCGCCAGCCCCGCCCCGCGCCCGACGGCGACGATGTGGCGCCAGCTCGGATCCAGTGTGAAGCCGACGCCGAGCGGCCCCATGATGTCGAGCCGGTCGCCCGGCCGCAGCGTGTCGAGCCCGCGCGTGCCGGCACCCGTCACCTTGTAGAGGAACTCGACCCGGCGCTTGGCGGGATCGGCGCCGTAGAGGCTCATCGGCCGGCGCAGGAAGGGCTGCTCGCCTGCCGGCTGCGGGCAGAGCAGCTGGAAGAACTGCCCCGGCTGGGCAGCGGCGGCCTCCTCACTGCAATTGACCACGAGGTGCCGATATTCGGCGTTGACCGCGTCGTTGCGGACGACCTCGGCGAGCTCGGCGACGATGCTCGCCTTCCACGGTGCGGCAGAACAGGCGCTGCCGCCCATGGCCGCGCCGGATCGCGCGGCCTGAGACTGATCGAGCTGGATCGACATGACGATGCCCTTGCCGTCAGGCGAGCTCGGCGCCGCGTCGCTCCGGAATCAGGAACCACATGGCCAGGATATCGAGCAGATAGAGCGTCGCCAGCAGCGCGATCGCCATCTCGAAGCTGTAGGCCGCCGCGATCGTCCCGACGACGAGCGGACCGGAAGCCGCCGACGCCGCGCCCGATGTTGAACAGGACGTTCTGTGCCGTCGCCCGCGCCGTCGTCGGGAAGAGCTCGCTGATCAGCGCGCCATAGCCGCCGAGCATGCCGTTGACGAAGAAGCCCATTACCGCGCCCGCGACCAGGAGCTGGAACGGGTCGGTCAGCCGCGAATAGACGATGACCATCACCGCGGCGCCGAGCATGTAGCCGAAGAAGGCGGGGCGGCGCCCGATGCGGTCAGCGATATGGCCGAAGGCGTAGATGCCGACCGCCATGCCGGCGATGGTGACCGAAGTCCACACCGCAGACTGCGTCAGGGCGAAGCCGAAACGGGTCGCCAGATAGTTCGGCAACCAGATCATCACGCCGTAATAGCCGAAGTTCTGGACCGAGCAGAGGACGACCATGCCGAGGCTCAGCTTGGTCGTGTTCCAATCCTTGACCAGCAGGCGCAGCGCCGACTCCTTCGGCCGATCCTTGGAGCGGGCGACGAAGACCTCCGGTTCGTGCAGCGAGTGGCGGATGAAGTAGGCCGCCACCGCCGGCAGGATGCCGATGGCGAACATGCCGCGCCAGCCGATCGTCGGCAGCAGGATCGGGGTGGCGATCGCCGCCGCCAACACGCCGACCTGCCAGCCGAGGCCGACATAGGACGAGGCGCGCGCCCGCTTCGAGGCCGGCCAGGCCTCCGCGACCAGGGCCATGCCGATGCCGAATTCGCCGCCGAGTCCAAGGCCGGCGATGGTGCGGTAGATCAGGAGGTCCCAATAGCCCTGCGCCAGCGCGCACATGCCAGTGAAGACGGCGAAGAGGACGATCGTCCAGGTCAGCACGCGGACGCGGCCGATGCGGTCCGAGAGCATGCCGAAGCCGATGCCACCGAGCACGGCGCCGATCAGCGTGGCGGTGACGAGCGAGGCGGCCTGGCCCTGGGTGAGCTGCAGGTCGGCCGAGATCGTCCGAAGCATGAAGCCGAGGATCAGCAGGTCGAAGCCGTCCATGGCATAGCCGATGGCGGCGCCCCACAGCGCCTTGCGGGCCTTGCTGTCGACCTCGGCCGGAGAGGAGATGGCGATGGAGCCGGTCATGGCTGCCTGATTGTCACTCACGGCGAATTCCCCCGTTTTGCTTTTTTCGTTGCGTGCTGAAACGCAAATAGATCGGCGCGCGCATTCCGCGCGCCGCTGCCGGCCCGGTCAAAACCATTGGAGTTTGGGCGTCCGCCCACTGTTCAGGACGCTTGAATGCGTCTCTTGGCGGCCGAGGGATCAGGCTCGGCCACGGAAAATCCTGTGCGCGCTGGGCAAGCCCAACGCCATCGCTCGATTACCTCATGCCACGACAAAATCTCAATTGCAATACTGATCTCAATTTTGCGACAAAGAGAATGACCGGGCGGTTCGCGAGCTCGATCGCGTGCTAGTGCGGTCCTTAGCCAGTCGCCGTCAGGCGATCTCTGACGTTTGATGTCGCGCCGGCCGCGCGATCCCCGAGCGCTCGATAGCGGCCCGCAGCACCGCTCCGGCCTCGCTGCCCTTCAAGGCGCGCCGCCAGAGATCGTTGGCAATCTCCTCGTAGAGGCGCACTGGTTCCTCGTCCGCGGTCAGCATCGCGATGCCCGATCGGATATTCGGCAACTCGCCGCCCAGGCGAAACGGGCTCAGTCCAAGCAGCGTTTTCTCCGAGGTGCGGAACAGCTGGAACGTGATGTTCGGCAGCGTCTCCTCGATCAGACCGATCTGGACCCCCATCGGCTCGCTCTCGATCAAGCCGATCAGGTGCTCGATCTCGGTTCGTGCAGCGAGGCGTCGCCGGGTCAGCTCGCTATCGGGCAGGTTGAACCGGCCGACGACGCCGAGCTTGAGCCAGCGCTCGATCTCGAGGACATTGACGAAATTGACGACACTCAGCCGGCGCCGTTTACGCGCCCGCTTGCGATCATCGAGGATCGCAATGATCGCGTCGATTTCCCCGATGGCCTGCTCGCGCTCCGTTATGTGAGACGGAAGCGCTTCGATGAGGGTCTGCCGCAAATAACCGGAGTAATCGTCCGAGGTCAGCAGATAGGACAGCGGCGGGAAGTGGGCGATGACCTGGTCCGCCTGCTCCTCGATCTGCCGCATCCGCTCGAAATAGCTGATCGGGCTGGAATAATATTCAACGCCGGCCCCGAGCAGCGAGGCGACGGTCGTCTCCAGCAGGACCGCAAGCCGTTCCAGGGTTTCGATCTTGACGACGCCGCCACCTTCGATCCGGTAGACCGCCGCCCGCGAGATGCCGAGCCGCTCGGCAACGTCTTCGGCCAAAAGCCCCCGCCCCAGGCGGTAGGCTTTCAGGCGCTCACCGATTTCGTCGAACCGGATCATCAAACCTGCCTGGGGATCTGCCGAATCTCACAATGCCATATCAGATACAGCGCTTTTCGACCCGGCGCGAACGCCGGTT
This sequence is a window from Bosea vestrisii. Protein-coding genes within it:
- a CDS encoding MFS transporter, producing the protein MSDNQAAMTGSIAISSPAEVDSKARKALWGAAIGYAMDGFDLLILGFMLRTISADLQLTQGQAASLVTATLIGAVLGGIGFGMLSDRIGRVRVLTWTIVLFAVFTGMCALAQGYWDLLIYRTIAGLGLGGEFGIGMALVAEAWPASKRARASSYVGLGWQVGVLAAAIATPILLPTIGWRGMFAIGILPAVAAYFIRHSLHEPEVFVARSKDRPKESALRLLVKDWNTTKLSLGMVVLCSVQNFGYYGVMIWLPNYLATRFGFALTQSAVWTSVTIAGMAVGIYAFGHIADRIGRRPAFFGYMLGAAVMVIVYSRLTDPFQLLVAGAVMGFFVNGMLGGYGALISELFPTTARATAQNVLFNIGRGVGGFRSARRRDDRGGLQLRDGDRAAGDALSARYPGHVVPDSGATRRRARLTARASSCRSSSISLRPRDPARPWAAAPVLPHRGRRASSPSSPRSSATTRSTPNIGTSWSIAVRRPPLPSRGSSSSCSARSRQASSPSCAGR
- a CDS encoding dihydroorotate dehydrogenase electron transfer subunit; protein product: MSLYGADPAKRRVEFLYKVTGAGTRGLDTLRPGDRLDIMGPLGVGFTLDPSWRHIVAVGRGAGLATLAPLAKAAKANGTQVTAVFSARRPELLVSVDLFHRHGADVIAVTDSEQTSGPANVERILRRLIADGRCDGFFTCGSSRLMRVQQRLAREFGLPGQVAMEQQMACGIGLCYCCVRDFNVNGEIVNRRVCWDGPVFDLMEALP
- a CDS encoding dihydroorotate dehydrogenase, which produces MSVTSDVDLSVAIGGLTLRNPVMPASGTFAEGLEKVMDFNRLGAFVTKTITRELRAGNPLPRVVERPGGLINAIGIPSKGVRYFVEETMPHYAAYDTPLVVSISAPTAEGFASLAAELSIPGVAAIEANISCPNIEEDGKAFAMRAQSTEKVTRLLREATDLPLWVKLTPNTGDVPEVARAAEAAGADAIVVANTILSMAIDLKSFKPCLGNIMGGLSGPAIKPIVLRQVFQCAKAVKIPVIGCGGISTAEDAVEYMLAGASAVQVGTATFLQPAAMTTIIDGLRSFCLHHEIARVTDLIGGVVIEEADEPDLAWLDPIS
- a CDS encoding helix-turn-helix domain-containing protein yields the protein MIRFDEIGERLKAYRLGRGLLAEDVAERLGISRAAVYRIEGGGVVKIETLERLAVLLETTVASLLGAGVEYYSSPISYFERMRQIEEQADQVIAHFPPLSYLLTSDDYSGYLRQTLIEALPSHITEREQAIGEIDAIIAILDDRKRARKRRRLSVVNFVNVLEIERWLKLGVVGRFNLPDSELTRRRLAARTEIEHLIGLIESEPMGVQIGLIEETLPNITFQLFRTSEKTLLGLSPFRLGGELPNIRSGIAMLTADEEPVRLYEEIANDLWRRALKGSEAGAVLRAAIERSGIARPARHQTSEIA